The proteins below are encoded in one region of Diorhabda carinulata isolate Delta chromosome 3, icDioCari1.1, whole genome shotgun sequence:
- the LOC130891405 gene encoding sugar transporter SWEET1, giving the protein MEKLSNTLQPYKNVVGQAASILTIAQFFSGTFICKEIYHKKSTAGIPAVPFIGGLTIGILMLKLALLMDDPAMLQVNIAAIILNTLYTAFYYFYSKDRYNEIWKPFSVAIGMMAVFLGYASIEDPAQIEFRYSLLVTVLMLMLVGSPLMDVKGIIEKKDSSSIPFPLTFMGSIVSFLWLLYGIILMNIFMVVQNVIGLILCMIQLWLVYKYPANPGQDEKQKKAAKIN; this is encoded by the exons atggaaaaattgtcaaatactCTCCAGccatacaaaaatgttgttgGACAAGCTGCAAGTATTCTTACAATAGCTCAGTTTTTTTCTGGTACTTTTATATGTAAGGAGATCTACCATAAAAAATCTACAGCTGGTATTCCTGCTGTTCCTTTCATTGGAGGTTTGACAAT tgGTATCTTAATGCTAAAATTAGCTCTATTGATGGATGATCCAGCTATGCTTCAAGTCAATATAGCAGCAATCATTTTAAACACATTATATACTGCATTCTATTACTTTTATTCAAAAGATAGATACAATGAAATTTGGAAACCATTTAGTGTAGCAATAGGAATGATGGCAGTATTTTTAGGATACGCCAGTATAGAAGATCCTGCACAAATTGAATTCAGATACAGTTTACTAGTAACGGTTTTAATGTTGATGCTTGTTGGATCTCCTCTTATGGATGTG AAAGGAATCATTGAAAAGAAGGATAGTTCCTCTATACCTTTTCCTTTAACATTTATGGGTTCTATAGTCTCTTTCTTATGGCTTCTGTATGgtataatattaatgaatatatttatggtt gtTCAAAATGTGATTGGTCTAATATTGTGCATGATACAGTTATGGCTGGTATACAAGTATCCTGCAAATCCAGGTCAGgacgaaaaacaaaaaaaggcagctaaaatcaattaa